GCGCTCCGGTTGCAGCCCGGCGCGGACGGCGTCCACCGGGGCAGGGTCGCTGAAGCCCTCGGTCCCGGCCCCGGATACCGCCCTGGCGTCAGCCACCATGCGTGCCACGCCCAGATCGGCGAGCAGCGGTTTGCCGTGTGCCGTAAACAGCACATTGCCGGGTGAGACGTCGCCGTGGGTGAAGCCCTGGCCATGCAGGTACGCGAGGGCCTGCGCGATCGGAGTCAGGACAGTCACCGTCTCCCCCGGCCCCAGCGTCCCCCGGCTGGCCACGAGCTGCCCCAGCGAACCGCCCGCCGCGTAATCCATGGTCAGCCCGAGGTTTCCCGCGGCTCCCCCGCCCAGCCGGACGACGTCGTGCGCCCTCACCAGGTGCTCATGGTCCAGGACGGAGAGTATTCGGGTCTCTCGCCGGGCAGCGTCCTCCGCGTCATCCCGGCCGGGCCCGTCGCCGGCGGAGAAGCATTTCAGCGCATACTCGCGCCCGGTCGACTGTGCAGTCACCAGCCACACCTTGGCGCTGCCGCCGCGCCCCAGGCAACGGCCGACGTCGTATCCGGGAACCTCGGGCGCCGAAGCGCCGGACGGCGAGAAATCTTCCATAACCAAGGAATAGCCGATCCCGCGGAATCCCGCAGAAGTTATCCACAGGCCATGAGAGCTTCACCACAGAATCGGTCGCCGCGACAGCCGGGGTCTAAGCTGGATGCCATGACTCTTGAGTTCTCCCAGCTGGGTCTCGCCCCGGAATTCGTCGAATATACCCGCGGCTGGGACATCCAGCGCGAACTCCATGGGAGGGTCCTCGCCGGCACTGCCCCCAGTACGGTCCTCCTGCTCGAACACGCCGCCGTGTACACGGCAGGCAAGCGCACCGAGGACCACGAACGCCCCTTTGACGGCACTCCCGTGGTTCCCGTGGACCGCGGCGGCAAACTCACCTGGCACGGTCCGGGACAACTCGTTGGCTACCCCATCATCAAGCTCAGGAACAAGGCCGGCATCCGCGACTACGTGGAGCGGCTCGAAGCCGTGATCATCGCCGTCCTGGCCGACTACGGCATCCACGCGGTCCGGATCAAGGGCCGCGCCGGCGTCTGGATCGACCAGGACGCGAACGGTCCAGCGCGGAAGATCGCCGCGATCGGCATCCGCGTCCACGAGGGCGTCACCATGCACGGCTTTGCGATCAACTGCAACAACGACCTCGCGCCCTACGCCCAGATCATCGCCTGCGGCATTACCGACGCCGGCGTCACCACCATCTCGCAGGAGACGGGCCGGGACGTCACCCCCGCCGACCTCGTTTCGCGGATCATCGAAGAACTGCGCAACAATGAAGAAGCGCTAGTTGCAACCCACGAAGGAGCTCTACTGTGACCCTGGCACCAGAAGGCCGGAAAATGCTGCGTATCGAGCAGCGCAATGCGGCCACCCCGGTGGAACGCAAACCGGATTGGATCAAGGCCAAGGTCCAGATGGGTCCCGAGTTCGTCCAGCTCAAGAAACTCGTCAAGAAGGAAGGCCTCCACACGGTGTGTGAAGAGGCCGGCTGCCCCAACATCTTCGAGTGCTGGGAAGACAAGGAAGCCACGTTCCTGATCGGCGGCTCCGAATGCACCCGGCGCTGCGACTTCTGCCAGATCGACACCGGCAAGCCCTCCC
This DNA window, taken from Pseudarthrobacter sp. ATCC 49987, encodes the following:
- the lipB gene encoding lipoyl(octanoyl) transferase LipB translates to MTLEFSQLGLAPEFVEYTRGWDIQRELHGRVLAGTAPSTVLLLEHAAVYTAGKRTEDHERPFDGTPVVPVDRGGKLTWHGPGQLVGYPIIKLRNKAGIRDYVERLEAVIIAVLADYGIHAVRIKGRAGVWIDQDANGPARKIAAIGIRVHEGVTMHGFAINCNNDLAPYAQIIACGITDAGVTTISQETGRDVTPADLVSRIIEELRNNEEALVATHEGALL